The Marinitoga hydrogenitolerans DSM 16785 genome window below encodes:
- a CDS encoding DUF4911 domain-containing protein: MKNEVLEYDVYLRVKKEDIHLVTYLLESVDNLMNVRNVVEGNLMKIICPKDTLDESLTLINSLKEMTDLEVVRVEPNNGKV; this comes from the coding sequence ATGAAAAATGAAGTATTAGAATATGATGTATATTTAAGAGTAAAAAAAGAAGACATTCATCTTGTTACTTATCTATTAGAATCTGTTGATAACTTAATGAATGTTCGAAATGTGGTTGAAGGTAATTTAATGAAAATAATATGCCCTAAAGATACTTTGGATGAATCCTTAACATTAATAAATTCTTTAAAAGAAATGACTGATTTGGAGGTTGTAAGGGTTGAACCCAACAACGGAAAAGTCTAA